A genomic segment from Gossypium hirsutum isolate 1008001.06 chromosome D04, Gossypium_hirsutum_v2.1, whole genome shotgun sequence encodes:
- the LOC107935787 gene encoding U-box domain-containing protein 26 — MREVEMTVPHLFRCPISLDLFTDPVTLCTGQTYDRSSIEKWLAAGNLTCPVTMQKLHDPSLVPNHNLRHLIQQWRQMDHRFGPDYFTAIDPLVSLKHCLQSPQSTFQEKLEALQKIQLLTDQTPSTNPFLIQIGFLPLLLQLSFQMVDPEFSQDYMNFVEQGLTCVLKLLPYGELESLNMLKQDSKLESLVVLFEHGSIIMKQSLCHLVGVISSSSSTRELCAMIGKHPRFLNLIVCIVNQNNEASETGIKAISALCCLESNRGKLVQQGLIDALVTYILNSERSLAAMAMAILEQVLGIERAKEALIKNPNGVKAVVKMVFRVSDHEGSESAVNSLMMVCRESLEAREKAIAAGVLTQLLLLLQSQCNGRTKTKATTLLKLL; from the coding sequence ATGAGAGAAGTTGAAATGACAGTACCTCATTTATTTAGATGCCCAATCAGTCTGGACTTGTTCACAGATCCTGTCACTCTCTGTACGGGTCAAACTTATGATAGATCAAGCATAGAAAAATGGTTAGCTGCAGGTAATCTCACATGCCCCGTTACAATGCAAAAGCTCCATGATCCCTCTCTTGTTCCAAATCATAACCTTCGTCATTTGATTCAACAATGGCGTCAAATGGATCACCGATTTGGCCCTGATTACTTCACTGCAATCGACCCTTTAGTCTCCCTCAAGCACTGCCTTCAATCCCCTCAATCCACCTTCCAAGAAAAACTTGAAGCACTGCAAAAGATCCAACTCCTTACCGATCAAACACCTTCTACAAATCCCTTTTTGATCCAAATAGGCTTCTTGCCTTTACTTTTGCAACTGAGTTTCCAAATGGTAGACCCTGAATTCTCCCAAGACTATATGAACTTTGTGGAACAAGGGCTTACTTGTGTTCTTAAGTTGCTTCCTTACGGAGAATTAGAGAGTTTGAATATGCTTAAACAAGATTCTAAATTGGAATCTCTTGTAGTCCTATTCGAGCATGGCAGTATAATTATGAAGCAAAGCTTGTGCCATCTCGTGGGGGTAATTTCATCATCCTCATCAACCAGAGAGCTTTGTGCAATGATTGGAAAACACCCAAGATTCTTAAATTTAATCGTCTGTATTGTTAACCAAAATAATGAGGCATCCGAGACTGGAATCAAAGCCATTTCAGCACTGTGTTGCTTGGAGTCGAACAGGGGAAAACTAGTTCAACAGGGCCTAATCGACGCCCTGGTAACATATATTTTAAACTCAGAAAGGAGCTTGGCAGCAATGGCAATGGCGATACTAGAGCAAGTTTTGGGGATAGAAAGAGCAAAAGAAGCACTGATAAAGAACCCAAACGGTGTGAAAGCAGTGGTGAAGATGGTATTCAGGGTATCAGATCACGAAGGAAGTGAAAGTGCGGTTAACTCATTGATGATGGTGTGTCGGGAATCATTGGAAGCAAGGGAAAAAGCTATAGCAGCTGGAGTTTTAACACAGTTGCTGCTGCTTTTGCAGAGCCAGTGTAATGGTAGGACCAAAACTAAGGCAACAACATTGCTGAAGCTGCTATGA